The DNA region GTACAAACCCAGTAAAGGAGGAACAAAAGTTGTGTGGATGATTGAGGTGTGTGGCTATATTGTGCAATAAGAGAGATGCCCGGTAAAGAATGAATGAACATTGAGTGGGCTTAGTACTGTCCAGTGTAAGTATACAAAATATAAATTGATGCATTTATGCTAATATGGATATTTCCTCTCTCGTTGATATACATTGGCAGGCGTTTGACTTCAGAGTGAAGCGAGGACAAGCTCGGGAGGGCGGCGTGAGGATGTGCTAGAGGTCTTGACAATGAAGCTAGTGATGGAATGCTAGTGAACATGCCCTAAGTCAGCGATACTTGCACTGAAAACTATAGTTTGCCTAATTGGTGTGAGTATCTATAGAAGACATGTACGTGAAATCTTGAACCACTTGTGAAAATGGTGCGGCATAGAAGACTGTGGAAAAGTTTACGCGAGAGGAAAGGCAGAGGGAGTAAAAGAGGTGGGTTGAACTTGGACGTTGTGTGTCTGTAAGGTATCCGTCGTATGATATTGCTTTGAGATATGCATTGCATCTTTTCATCCCATTGTATTTTGTGTACTCCCCTGCATTTCATTTTAGTGCGGTCTCACAAATACAGAATTCACATACATTTCTTTCATATTTCCAATGTTTAAGTTTCTACAACCCACATCCATTTCAAATTCAGAACTACAAATATGTACATCCAAACAGACCCTTAGCCTTTTCATCCAAGACCTCTAGGGATTGGACTACAAATTGGTCACGCCTAAGGGTCGGCCACATCAACAATGTCTTAAAGGGAGTCTCAAGGCAAAGCTCAGTCCTGTTAGAGGAGCGTGGGAATCTGTTGCTGGGTGTGTCCAAACTACATGCAGTGGCCTATGTAACCGAGAGAACAGGGTTGCCTTCCCCATCGAACATAAAACAGAGTAAAAACTATCCTCCCCCCCCCCTCATTTTGCTCCTCTTGTACCCCCAAGTTCCTGATTCTGGATGAATCCCGTGGTCGAATCCTACTCAGTGTCTTGCCATTAGGACAATCGGATCGGGATCTAAGTGTGGAGGACGCAAGAATGTCGACATGGCCATCACCACATATCTCGTTGCTGAGATGACAAAGCTAGAGTTGTCCGGCGGTGGGGACACGGTTCTCTCCCCTACTAGTTCCAAAATAATGAGAAGGTAGAGATTCTCACGGGTGGTTATAGGAAATAGGTACTCCGTCCGATCCATAGATATTTTGTAGCTTTTTGTTGTAAAGTGGAGTCCACACGTGATGCATTTTGATTTTCTATTTCTGGTATTTCCCACAAATCTTTTTACCAAACTCTCTTGGACGAATCCCGACAAAGCAACAAAAGGCCGATACATGCACCTTTATTTTTCTTTGGGTCGGCTTCTCATTTTATGGGTTTTTATTtggtttttcctttttcttttttcccttttctttttatttgctttttatttttataaaagcaCGAACTTTCTACGATTTGTGAACCATTTTCTTAAACACGTTAACTTTTTCCAAATGCATCAATATATTCAAATCCATAAACCTTTTTCGAATTTACCAAGTTTGTTTTCAAAATCTGTGAACTTTTTTCCAATTCACGAACATTGTTTTtgaaaatcaatgaactttttccaaatctgtgaatatttttttcaatgtccaaaaccttcttcaaaatcaatgaacttttcatATCGCTGCAAACTTTTTTcgaatttgtgaacttttttcaaatacttttcgtgaactttttttgaaacCTAGAACCTTTTCAAGTTCATGAACTGTTTTCAAATGCACCGACTTTTTAGAACATGTGAACTTTTTCGACTTTGTCAACTTTTTTTAAACCGCGATTTTTTGAATTTATGTTTTTCTAAAAATCTTGATTTAAAAAAAAGACATATTTTGCCAAAAAAGTCAATGGTTAATCTTTCAATGGTGGACTGGTCGATCGTAAGCAGTGAACCAGAAAACCGGCGTGTCCCGAGCGATCGGTCGCATCCTTTGCATGGGCCGGTCCATGAGGGGGTGCACGTGGGTGATGCCGCCTCCCTTGGTGCTAAAGCCGCTGGGACGAGCCTTCGGCCCtcgatttttttttcttttagagAGAATGGCCCTGGATGGTTTTTCTTTTAGCAGAAGGCATAGGATAGTTGCATGGCGTGTTGGagttgtgagagagagagagagagagagacacacacacacacacacacaatgaGGCTGCATTGTGAGGCCCATGTAGCAACCAGATCGACCAGGTAAGGCTTTATTTTTGTCTAAAAAAAGGGTACGGCTGTTAAGTCCAAAAAAAAGTAAGGCCCAGTTAGGCGAAGCATCCATGTGcaatgaaaaaggaaaaaaaacaaaacCCAGGGAAATGGGAAACCAAAAAGGGCGTGGTCGGCAGGATTCGAACCTGCGCGGGCAAAGCCCACATGATTTCTAGTCATGCCCGATAACCACTCCGGCACGACCACTTGCTGGCCATTTGCTTCAACTACAACTATTCAATACCTATGCTttgaattcaaaaaaaaatacCTATGCTTTGAAAGCCGATGAATTAAACAAAGCCACCTGGGCAAACAAGGACAAATTCCTTGTTCTTATCCACTGCAGAtactagtagtaagtagtttGGAAAATGCCAACCGGTCCATTCGCCATGAGGCTGTCATGTCATGGCACGCTGGATCCCATTCCATGGCCACCACAGCAGAAAAAGAAGAGTTCGCGCGGACGCCTCGGCACGGCGCATTCCTGCCACACGTACGCAGCGCAGGACGCAGGCGGCgtacgcacgcacgcacgcaaagACTCGGCGCCCATGGCGTCTTGCCCGTCCAGCGGCAGGCAGCCTGCCCCATCCGCCGTCGCTGTCCTCTTTCGCCTGTCGCGCCGCCCGCAGACGACGCACAGCTTAACCGATACACGACCCAACCAGCGGCAGACATCTTTCGAGTAAGAAAGAAAATGGCGCTGGCGGCATCTCGAGAGCAGCCGATATTCCCGTCGGCTCCACTCCGACGCCACAAAAACCGTGACGGAGGAATCGCTCAACGGTGGTTAATAGATTAGATTAGATTAGATTACTCCTGTAGTCATGTCAGCAGCGGTGAGTGAGTTGAGCGGTGCCCATCGGAGCAGAAGAGGTGGTGGGCGGGGCGAGGAGATACGCTGTCCCGTCGTTGGCCGTCGCGCCTCGTCTTGTCTCGCGTCCGGACCCGGACCCGTACCGCATGGCAGCGTCTTCTCCTCCATAAATTTTGCTGCCGCCTGCCACGACGTCCCTCTCACTATACACATACGTACGTACGTATATACTTGGTCTCGGCCAACTGGCCGGCGATTCGAACGGGAGAGCCGGCCGGCCCTACCCTGGCTGCCTGGCTAGATCGCTTCTTTCTAACGGGAAAAAGGCAACGATGATGAATGATGATTAGGGGTCATAATCGCTTGGGTCTTCCGTTGGTCGCTTGCTTTGCCTGCGTGTCTCCATGATCTCTGCGAGATCTCCATACGTCTGTGAGCTGAGGTTGCCTTGCGTGCGTCCGTCACTCGGCTGGCCACCTGGTCTAGTCGTCGCGCAAGTGGCCCAGCAACCACTTCGATCAGCAGCATCGCCAAGTGCGAAATGCAGGAAGGATGAAGGAGCGGCACGCAGCCGACAGAGACAAAATGCCAACGGTTCAAATCGGGGCGCGCAACACCTGACCTACCTGCAGATCGTGCCATCTTTTCAAGTTTAGATTAAGATTAGACAAACGAGCTCGCCATAAATAAATAATCGATGCCATCCGTCGAATAAATAATGGATGCcatctcatcatcatcatctgacatcccatccatccatccatccatccatgcaTCAGGCCCCAAATACTTAAACAGCGAGAGAGGAGTCGCTGTCGGCGGGCCCCGCCGCGACCTCCCCCCACGACCGCGACCCGCCCCGGTTTGAAAACCGCTTTGCTCCTTCCGCTCCACCTCCACCCTCGGCCGGCCCGTTCCCAGGAATCCGAGGACACGACCCGGCTTTCCACATTCGTTCGCATCTTCCGCTCTGCCGGCCGGTCGGCGCGGCTACCGATGGCTGTGGCTGCGGCCGCCGAGGGGACGACCAGGCGGAGGATCCTCGACTACCTCAACGACGGCGAGGAGTTCGGGGTCGAGGGGCCCTCGTCGTCCGCCGCCGCGACGCCCAGGGCGCTGGCCGCGGCCAGGTCGCTGCTGCCCAGGTTCCGCTGGGCGCGGCTCGCCAGGCTCGGCGGCAAGGGCCGCGCCGACGACGGCAAAGCGCGGCCGCCGAAGACGGTCGCCGAGGAGGAGCTCGTCGtcgcggcggaggaggagggcgagCTCAGCATCAGGGACGCCTCGGCCGCCTCTGCCTCGTCAGGTACGTCGATTCCAGCGGCATGCGCGGCGGCACCCGGTGACAGCGGCGGCGCCGACACGACGAGGCCGTCGGGCCTGGGCGTCGGGCTGAGCCTGGTGTTCCTGCTGGCCAAGACGTCCGACGAGTTCAACAAGATGGCCAGGGTGCGCGCCGAGATGGAGGCGCTGATCAGGGACTTCAAAGGCCAGCAGGCCATGGCGACGGCCAACACCGGCGGCGACGACGAACCCCGCAACCCCGAGTCCGCCGCGTCGAGCTGCCTGACGGACGGGAACGAGCCGCAGGCCGCGACCGCGCGCTGCGAGGACCATCGTTGTCGTCATCACCGGCACCaggtcgcctcctcctccggcgcggAGATGGAGGCGGCGAGCCGCAGGAGGATGGACGTGCTGGAGGAGGAGTTCCACGCCGAGCTCGAGCGCGTTCGCGCCGGCTACGGCGCGGACACGCCGCCGTTTTCGGCGGGAGAGGAGCGCGACGAGGGCGGAGCAGAGCCGTCGGACGACGACGATGACATTGCGGATTGCCGGCAGGGATTCGAGAGCGACctcggcgacgacgacgacgacgaccgTGATAACCAcgaagacgacgaggaggaggacgacgacgatgcTGACCGGTACCACGGCGTCTCGGCCATCGAGCTGGAGAGGAGGCTGCACGAGCTGCTCCACCAGAGGAACCAGGAGCGGAtcgaggagctggaggcggcgctGCGGCGCGCCGAGAGGCGGCTCTTCGACAAGGAGATGGAGGCGTCCCTCTGGAAGGACACCGCCAAAATGGCCTTCCGCCACGACCACGACGACTCGCCGTGACTCGCCGTAAGCGCCCACCTCACCTCACCTCACCAATTAATTCTCCTCCACGCAAGGTGGAGACGCTCGTGATGATCACCGGCCGAGTAACTCCCCGAGTACTGTTCCTTATGTCTGAATTTTTCCGTGCAGATGAGGAATTTCGTGCAGTACTTTTTGTCGCCATTGATCATCGATCGGCCGTGCATTACATGATTACGGATGAAGCCATGAATGAAGGTGAAATTTTGGACTTTTAATGCATGAAGAAGCAGGCAATCGATCAGTGGTGGACTGTAGGATGCGCCTTGTGTACAATATGTTACCACTGTTAGCGACTTATAGCTGGAGCTGTTCATACCGCCAGGGTTTAGAGTCTTAGCACTGTGGTAGGTTACATGGGCATGGCTGGGAATAGGATGGAACAGGATATATAGGATATGCTCAGCTAGCAGCCTCACTGATTCGGATTCATGTAATTCGAGTACAGTATTGGGAGTTCATGCGTATCACTCGTGTGCAGTTTCAGAATCAGGACAGCAGTTTTACAGCCTGCTCTCAGTAAGAAATTGTAGATCGTTTTACAGATATATaatcattgaaaaggattttttTTGCAGCGATTTACATTCCGGCGGCACCTTTTTATAAGACAATGTCAATTTTTTTGTTCAATGCTGTTTGGGTCACTTGTATGAAGTGATTTTTAAGTCACTTTTTTTCATCTGTTCTTGTTTAATACTTATACAGCCTGCTGCCAGTCGAGTGCTCTTTGCCCATTTTGGACCTGCCTTGACAAGAGCTTATGTGTTGGTACCGTACACCCCAAATCGATAAGGATTCTGCCATGTGGTTACATTCTACGTACGAAAGTTTCTTCTTGTTTTTGGCATGCACCTTGTTCCCTTTTGTGCCTGCCAAAAATTCTGTCGGATCCACAATGTGAGTTTGGTACTCCCTTTTGTGCCTGCCCAATTCTGTCGGGTCCATAACGTGAGTTTGGTATTGGGAGTCAATCAGCACCACTCCTATGCCATTTAAGATCCGGACGGCAAGTCGTCTGCATGTTTAAGTGTTCCTGTCCGTTCTATTCCTGCCGAAAATATGCCGAACTTTTGTTAGTTATTCATTTGGGAAACACTTTCATAGGAGTTGCAGTGATCGCCGATCGAAATTCACTTCTTCCACGGAAAGGTTGAGGATGCTCCTGATGTATTAGCCTGAGTTCCTGGCTGTGCTCCTCTCTGAAAAACCGTCTCTTCAGATGAGAAGTTCGTTTACTTCTCGTTGTGACATGAATCATCAGCTGTACGACATGGTTACAGTCTTGCAGATGAAGCCATGAAGATGAATTTTGGGACCAGATACATGAAGTGGGGGGCAGTCTGTCGTAGCTTCGGATGGATTGTCGACTGTAGGATGGGCCTTCTGTCCAATATGTTACTACTGTTAGCAATTTATAGTGGAGCTGTTCGTAACGACCAGAGTTTAGCCTTGCCACTGTAGGTTCAGTTAGTACACGAGAACGGTTCCGATTAAGACAGTATATGTTCAGTTAGTGGTATACACAAGCCCCCAACCATGTGGATTTGGTATTTGTAgctcatgtgtatcaactcgtgTGTGATTTCACAATCCGGACGGCAAATCCTCTGCCTGATTCAACTGTTCACTGGTCAGCCGAAGAAAAAAAAAATCTTGTACGATCGGGTCGTAGGCAGCAAAAATGGGAGACCAGCTCGAGCGCGTGACACCTGGCATATACGAGTCTCAAAGCAGCAACACCTTACCCCGTTGTCCTCGTTTCCCCATTATCGAATACTAGCAAAAGAGCTCGTGCGTAGCTATGGAGGAAAAATAATCATAATTTTCAATTGCTATGACCACATTTTGCTGCATCACCGAGATACACTATCACTCTCTTTCTCATTGCACATGGTGTCCTAGGTGGGGTGATTCCCCTATCTAAAACGTACATTTCCAGCCGCTACTGCGGCGGGGTTTCCTATTTGGTGCGTAGCGACCTAGCGTGTACACCCTCGTATCTTCGATCCTATTTTTGGGATTTTCGCGTTTCTTCCTCAGAggttttctctctttttttctgttttttcttcttctttttttgtctTACTTTATTTGTatattttccttttttatttttcataaaaATCTTCAGAAAAAATTGAATATTTTTGTGAAATCGTGAACATTTTAAGATACCTGAAATCGTGACTATTTTAACttatttgtgaactttttttaatcatcaacattttttgaattcattaAGATTTATAATATTTGCAAATACTTTTATCAAAGGTGTGAACCTTTTTTTAATCAGCAAACATTTTTAGAATTGACGAACATGTTTTTTGGAAATCATGGAATTTTTTAATTTcacaattttttatataataaacatttttttaaatgcatGATCATCTTTTGAATCAACGAATATTTTAGAAATCAAGAAACTGTTTTTCTTAATTCACAAATTGTTTCCAAACTTTTTGGGCATTTtcaaaattcatgattttttgaATTGGTAAACATTTTCTATAAATGAACCTTTTTTCAAATATTGAGAAAATActgatcattttttaatatttttaaaaatcagaaacattttttgaatccacaAGTTTTTTATGATTTATTGAATCTTTTGTTTTAAAATACTCAAATTTTTAGATTTTCGAACTTTTCTGGAGTCCTGATTAATTTAAAGTAGAAAAAGCAACAACGGAAAAGAAATAAATGGATTTAAAAAACTGGACGCCGGCACATGGGCGGCCCAAAAGACCGCGCTGCGTCttctcactagtagaaaagagggctttggttcaggccgggtcagcccattagtcccggttcagtccagaaccgggaccaatgggggcactggtgcattggtcccggttcgtgaggccaggggcctgccgggcctcgtgggggcattggtcccggttcgtctggcccctttggtcccggttggtgggatgaatcgggaccaatgggcctcgctcctggcccaccaccattggtcccggttggtggcttgaaccgggaccacaggctgccctttagtcccggttcatgccacgaaccgggaccaatgaggtgcctatatatacccctcgcccgcgagcagagcactctagtgctctgtttttctctgccggcgaggggagggctttgtggtgctctagctcacctcctatgcacatgaggtgttcgatgaaatgcccgagccacactagttaagctttctcctctcgaagctcgacctcaaagctccattttcctcgagatttgtctaggtttagcggcccgtcacgtcccattcccgtcttcaccgccgtcgatcgcccgcgccgatctcgtcgccggcaccaccgtggtgagcctcttgttcttatcttctttctgaaagaaaaaaaaatcttactttagatagatacttgtctaattttcttactattttattgcttgttattatattgcgatggttttggtatccgcccccgtcggccctcgtcctgtctatgattcggatgtggtacatattatctttataactattggttcgtttattgtttatgaaaattatgccgaccaacgtgacatcgattttatttatctaggaggtatgtgaaccggaaattccaaccgaccctattgtcgagaggttaaatttagttgaagaagaaaacaattacttgaagggaaaaataaaaaaattgagggaatacgaagtcttactttgaccggaaaatccttcacacccacctgctttacaagggtttcatgccacactataatgtttggacgagtcacggagaaataggggttatgatggaagacggcaaagaagaagaggacgatgacaactatgtgccccctgaatacggtgatgctgcaacgggggaagctgctgaagatcaagaggaaccagacgatgtgcccaatgatgctgcaacgggggaagctgctgaagatcaagaggaaccagtgcccgatgatgatgatctccgccgggtcattgtcgatgcaaggacgcaatgcgaaagtcaaaaggagaagctgaagttcgatcgcatgttagaggatcacaaaaaagggttgtaccccaattgcgaagatggcaacacaaagctcggtaccgtactggaattgctgcagtggaaggcagagaatgctgtgcctgacaaaggatttgtgaagctattgaaaatattgaagaagaagcttccaaaggataacgaattgcccgacagtacatacgcagcaaagaaggtcgtatgccctctaggattggaggtgcagaagatacatgcatgccctaatggctgcatcctctaccgcggtgcgtacaaggatctgaacgcatgcccggtatgcggtgcattgcggtataagatcagatgagatgaccctggtgatgttgacggcgaatccccccaggaagagggttcctgcgaaggtgatgtggtatgctcctataataccatggttgaaacgtctgttcagaaacaaagagcatgccaagttgatgcgatggcacagtgaggaccgtaagaaagacggcaagttgagagcacccgctgacgggtcgcagtggagaaaaatcgagagaaagtactgggctgagtttgcagctgacacaaggaacgtatggtttggtttaagcgcggatggcattaatcctttcggggagcagagcagcaatcacagcacctggcccgtgactctatgtatgtataaccttcctccttggatgtgcatgaagcggaagttcattatgatgccagttctcatgcaaggccctaagcaacccggcaacgacattgatgtgtacctaaggctaTTATTTGAAGAaattttacagctgtggaatggaaacggtgtacgtacgtgggatgagcacaaacaggaggaatttaacctgcacgcattgctgtttgtaaccatcaatgattggcccgctctcagtaacctttcaggacagacaaacaagggataccacgcatgtacgcactgtttagatgacactgaaagtatatacctggacaaatgcaggaagaatgtgtacctgggccatcgtcgatttcttccgaccaaccatcaatgtcgaaagaaagacAAACATTttaaaggcgaggcagatcaccggaagaagcccgccatgcgtaccggtgatcacatacttgctatggtcaatgatttacacgtaatctttggcccggcggactagctgttccgaatgacgcagagggacacgcacccatgtggaagaagaaatctatattttgggacctaccctactggaaagacctagaggtccgctcttcaatcgacgtgatgcacgtgacgaagaacctttgcgtgaacctgctaggcttcttgggcgtgtatgggaagacaaaagatacacctgaggcacgggaggacctgcaacgtttgcacgaaaaagacggcatgcctccgaagcagtatgaaggtcctgccagctacgctcttacgaaagaagagaaagaaatcttctttaaatgcctgctcagtatgaaggtcccgactggcttctcgttgaatataaagggaataataaatatgccagagaaaaagttccagaacctaaagtctcatgactgccacgtgattatgacgcaactgcttccggttgcattgagggggcttctaccggaaaacgtccgattagccattgtgaagctatgtgcattcctcaatgcaatctctcaaaaggtgatcgatccagaaatcataccaaggctaaggagtgatgtggcgcaatgtcttgtcagtttcgagctggtgttcccaccatccttcttcaatatcatgacgcacgtcctagttcatctagtcgacgagattgtcattctggggcccgtatttctacacaatatgtttcccctttgagaggttcatgggagtcctaaagaaatatgtccataaccgcgctaggccagaaggaagcatctccatgggccatcaaacagaggatgtcattgggttttgtgttgacttcattcctggccttaagaagataggtctccctaaatcgcggtatgaggggagactgactggaaaaggcacgctaggagcggactcaataatatgcagggacgggcattcttggtctcaagcacactacacagttctacagaactctaccttggtgaccccgtatgtcgatgaacacaagaacagtccgcgctccaaacacccggagcagtgcgacgactggattacatgtgaacacatcaggactttcagtagttggttggaaacacgtctcagaggtgacaacactgtttgtgatgagttgtactcgttgtccaggggaccatctttgactgtattgacttacaaagcaTACGAGATAaataggaatacattttacatgatcgcccaagatcaaaagagcaccaaccaaaatagcggtgtccgctttgatgcagcaaccgagaggggaaaggacacatattatggtt from Aegilops tauschii subsp. strangulata cultivar AL8/78 unplaced genomic scaffold, Aet v6.0 Super-Scaffold_267, whole genome shotgun sequence includes:
- the LOC109737916 gene encoding uncharacterized protein; its protein translation is MAVAAAAEGTTRRRILDYLNDGEEFGVEGPSSSAAATPRALAAARSLLPRFRWARLARLGGKGRADDGKARPPKTVAEEELVVAAEEEGELSIRDASAASASSGTSIPAACAAAPGDSGGADTTRPSGLGVGLSLVFLLAKTSDEFNKMARVRAEMEALIRDFKGQQAMATANTGGDDEPRNPESAASSCLTDGNEPQAATARCEDHRCRHHRHQVASSSGAEMEAASRRRMDVLEEEFHAELERVRAGYGADTPPFSAGEERDEGGAEPSDDDDDIADCRQGFESDLGDDDDDDRDNHEDDEEEDDDDADRYHGVSAIELERRLHELLHQRNQERIEELEAALRRAERRLFDKEMEASLWKDTAKMAFRHDHDDSP